CGAACCGGGTTCCAGCACTACGCCCTGTCCAAGCTGCCGCCCAACCCCCTACCCCAGGCCACACTGGACAAGCTGGCCCAGGTACTGGAAGACGCGGGCTCGAGGCGTGAAGCCTTGCTGGTGCAGGTGTCTTCAAGGCTTTCTGGCTATCCGGCCATGCTGCGGCTCAAGTCCCAGCGCGCCCCCAAACTGTTGCAGGTGCACCTTTCCAATCTGACACCGGGCAAGGTGCTGGCGGTAGCGGTTCTGGAGGGTGGGCGGGTGCGCGAGGCCCGTCTCGACCTCTCCTTCACCCCCACAGAAGCCCAGCTGAGTGAAGCAGAACAGCGCTTGTTCAGAGCAACCCAGCCCGTGACGGCCAGCACACCTGCCATGATGGAGCTGTACGAATCCATTCGCAGAGCGTTTGCACAGGGCAGCCAGGAGGAATACCGCGAAGGAATGGGGTTGTTGCTGAGCGAGCCGGAGGCCCAGAACCCCCTGTTTTTACGCCAGGCTTTAGCAGTTTTTGAGGCCCCCAGCGACTCTATCCTCACCCCTCCCGGCGGTGTGAACGTCCGGGTCGGCGAGGACGAAGGGCTCTCACTGGTACAGGCTGGAATCCAGGCAAACGACCGGGTCGGTGAACTGACCCTTCTGGGCCCGCTGCGTATGCGCTACGAGAGGGCCCTCTCGGTAGCCTTCACCATGAGCCAGGCCTACATGGGGAAGTGAGCCGCATCAGCGATTCGAGTTTTGGACTAGACACTAGGAGCCAGAGCCTGGACAATCAAAACTATGCGTGTTCAGGTGTTGCTATTTGCCCTTTTCCGTGAGCAGGCCGGGCAGGCCCGGCTCGAGCTCGACCTCCCTGCCGGTTCGACGGTGGCCGATGCCAAAGCCCTGCTGGAGCAGCAGTACTCCCTGCAACTCTCGGGGGGGCTGGCGGCCATCAACGAACGGCTGGCCCAGCCCGGCGACCCCCTCCAGGAAGGGGATGAGCTGGCCTTTTTGCCACCCATATCGGGCGGTTCCTCGGCTTCTCTTCTAGCAAGCAGCGTGCAGGGCAACGACAGTTTTGGCCTGACCCACGAAGTTCTGGCCGTGCAACCCTGGGTGGACTGGGCTTCGGATGACCCCTATGGGGCCGTGGTCAGTTTTCTGGGCACCACCCGCAGCCCCAACAAGGGCCTTGCCGTGACCCATCTGGAGTACGAGGCCTATCCGGCCATGGCCGAGAGGGTCATGCAACAAATCATCGCCGAGATGCGCGAGCGCTGGGTGCTGGGCCGGGTGGCCCTGTGGCACCGTTTGGGCCGGGTGATACCTGGCGAAGGCTCTATTCTGATTGTGGTCTCGGCTCCCCACCGCCCTGAAGCCTTCGAGGCCTGCCGCTACGCCATTGAGCGGGTCAAGCAAATTTTGCCGGTGTGGAAGAAGGAATTCCTGCCCGATGGATCACACTGGGTGGAGGGGCATGCGCCTGAGGGACACAAGCTCTAGCACGGTAGCGGATAGCCAAACGCTGATAGCTGAAAAAACCCACGGTTCATAGCCGGTCAGCCATCAACGCCATGGCCCATGACGTGCCCTCAACAAACTTTCAACCTGTGACTTTTGTCAGCCGAATGAAGTATGAGAAACTGCGCCCTGGACTGAGTATCTGTACGAGTTCAATTGGGTTAGACCGTGTTGGACAAACCCAGAAACCTGTGCTATAACTAACAGGTATGTCTCAGCTTAGGGTTTAAGACCCCTGGGGAGGCAACCCGTCGCGCAGACCATCTCCAAACCAAACCCAGAGCAATCTGGGCGGAAATTTTGGCGCGATAGAAGGTAAAGGCAGAGAGGAAACAGGCGAATGGAAGACCAAGCTACCCAGACTCCAGTGGAAACTGGAAAAGAGCCCCAAGTTTTTAGCATGGAGCAGGCCCTGCAAGACGCAGAGGCTCGCCTCGAGAAGACCGTGCAGCGCGGCCAGGTCATCACCGGTACGGTGGTGCTCATCACCAACGACGGTGTAATGGTAGACATTGGCGCGCGCACCGAAGCCATCATCCCCTTTAATCAGCTCACCGAGGAGCCGCTCTCCGAAGAAGAGCTGAAGAACCTGCTCAAGCCCGGCGATAGCGTGACCGCCTATGTGGTGCGGGCCGACCTCGAGAACGGCCAGGTGGTGCTTTCCAAGAAGCGGGCCGAGGCCGACCAGAGCTGGGTCAAGGTGCAGGCCCTGTTCGACCAGGGCGAGCCGGTGATGGTGGAGGTGAAAGAAAAGGTCAAGGGGGGTCTGGTCGCTACGGTCGAAGGCATTCGCGCCTTCCTGCCTGCCAGCCAGGTAGACCTCAAGCGCACCCCGGAGCTCGACGAGTATGTCGGTCAGAGCTTCCTGGTCAAAATTATCGAACTCAATCGCAAGAAGGGCCGGATCATCCTGTCGCGCCGCACCGTGCTGGAAACCGAGCAAAAAGCCGCTCGTCAGCAGATATTATCCAGCTTGAAAGAAGGCGACATTGTGGAGGGCCAGGTGGTCGAAGTCACCGAGTTTGGCGTGTTCGTGGCCCTGGGCGGCGTGGATGGCCTGGTACACCGCAGCGAGATTACCTGGGGCCGCTTCAACCACCCCAAGGACGTGGTGCACAAAGGCCAGACCGTGAAGGCCAAGGTGCTCTCGGTGGACACCGAGCGCGAGCGGGTCAACCTCTCCATGAAGGCCTTGACCCAAGACCCCTGGCTGACCGTTTCGGAGCGCTACCCCATCGGCTCCAAGCTAACCGGCAAGGTGGTGGGCCTGACCCAGTTCGGGGCTTTTGTGGAGGTAGAGCCGGGCCTCGAGGGCCTCATCCACATCTCCGAGCTGTCCTGGACCAAGCGCCCCAAGCACCCCAGCGAAATCCTGAAAGAAGGCCAGGAGGTCGAAGCCCAGGTGTTGCGCATTGACCCCGCCGAGCGCCGCCTCTCGCTGGGTCTGAAGCAAACCCAGCCCGACCCCTGGAAGAGCCTGCCCGACCGCTTCCCGCCCGGTACCCCGGTCAAGGGCAAGGTCACGGGCCTGACCGACTTTGGGGTGTTTGTGGAGATCGAGCCGGGCATCGAAGGGCTCATTCACGTCTCCGAGCTGGCCTATGAACGCGTCGAGAAACCCTCCGAGCTATTCAAGAAGGGCGACGAAGTCGAGGCCGCCATTCTTCAGATTGACCCCGTGGAGCAGCGCATCAGCCTCTCGCGCAAGCGCCTCCTGACCCCACCCCCTCAGGCGGTCAGCATCCCCGGCGACGAGGAGGGCGAAGGCCGCAAGGGCCGCCGTGAAGGCAAGGGGGGCGAACGTCCCAAGCGTCCCAAGGGCAAGGGTGGCTCGCGTGAAGGGCGTGGCCGCGAGCGCGATTTCGACTACGGGGGTTCCGCTGGCGCAGCCGCCTACACCAACTACGACCCCAACGTGGTTGCGGCCTCCAACACCAACGTTAAGCTCGGCGACGTGTTCGGCGACCTGCTGAGCCAGCTCAGCCTGGAAGAAGACAAGGACAAAGAAAAGGCCTGAACTCGAGCCTCACACCAAAAGCCGCCTGAGAACGGGCGGCTTTTTTTTAGCTTCTGGGAGGAATACAGCCCAAATGCGCCGATTGAACCGCAACCCTCACAAACCCACAAACTGCCCCTTTTCTTGCAGCACCTTGCCATCGGCCAGTATCCGACCCCCCTGGCGTAAATCCAGAATCAAGTCCCAGTGGATCGAGGAGGTGTTGGTGCCGCCGGTCTCGGGGTAGCTTTGCCCCAGGGCCAGATGCACCGTGCCACCGATTTTTTCGTCGTAGAGGATCAGGCCGGTGGGTTGGTTGATGCCAAAGTTGGCGCCAATGCCCAGCTCGCCCAGGTAGCGCGCGCCGGGGTCGGCCTCGAGCATCTTATGCAAATACGCCTCCCCTGCTCGAGCGCTGGCCTCGACTACCTTCCCTTCCCGAAAGCGCAGGCGCACCCCCTCCACCCGTTGCCCCGAAACCACTACCGGCAGGTTGAAGCTTACCTGGCCTTCGGCAGAGGTCTCGAGGGGGCCGGTAAAAACCTCTCCACTGGGCATGTTGCGTCTGCCATCGGAGTTGATCCAGCTGCGCCCTTCTACCGATAGCCGCAGGTCGGTTCCCTCGGCCTGGATGCGGATTTCCTTGACCTTTTGTAAGCGCTCGATAAGGGCTGCCTGGAAGACCGACAACTCACGCCAGGCCGCAACCGGGTCGGGGCGGTCGAGGTACATGGCCCGCTCCACAAAGGCCCGAAAGCCCGCCGTGGACATACTCGCCTGCTGGGCATAACCGGCCGTAGGGTAGAGGGTCAGGCACCAGCGCTTGCGGGCTCGCATCTGCTGGTAGGGCCGCCAGCCGGCCCGAAACTGGGCCAGCCGCGCCGGGGGCACCTCAGAGAGCTCGAGGGGGTTCTGGGCGCTCTCGATGCGCAGGCTGGCATCTACGTGCTCCATCAGGCGCATCTGTGGGAGCGGGGGCTGGTTCAACCACTCACCTCCATGCAGGAAAAAGGGCCTCGAGGTGGCCGCCGGAAAGAGCTGCACAATGGGGTAAGCGCCGCGCTGCAAGACGACCTCCTGCAGGGCCTCGAGCAGAGGCAACGCGGCCGGTTCGGCTTCAATCAGAAGCGTCTGGCCGGGCTGCAAGTCCAGGCAGTACTCGGTCAACAGGGCTGCAAAACGGGTTTCCATACCCTTCAGTTATACCTGCCGGCCCGGAAAACCATACCCCTCTGGAGAATCCGTAACGCCTAATTTGAACGATAAAATCAAGCAATTTGGCCTATAGTATTGCTTCTTTGCGCGCATGCACGTGAAACTCGCCACTTCTGCGCTATGATGTAGAAAGCATGAGCGAAGTCAAAATCACCCCGCTGGCCCGTCGTCTGGCGGAAGAAAACGGCATAGATTGGCGTCAGATTAAGGGCACCGGCCCCGATGGTACGGTGGTCGAGCGAGATATTCTGGCCTTTTTGGCAAGGGTGATGGCGGGTGAAGTCAACCTACCCCCGGCCCCCGAAGAAATGGCCCCCCCACCGGGCGCCATCCCCGATATGGCCCAGGCCCAGGCGGCCTTGCAGAAGGAGGGGGTACAGCTAGGTGACCTGGTGCCCCCACCACCGGCCACCACACCACCTGCTTCCTCTCCCCCACCGCCTACGTCTCCCCTATCGGGGGCGCCCACCATGGACGATATCGAGTTTGACCTCGATCTCGACCTGGACACCCCACCCCCCCCGGTACCCCCTGCCGCCGAAGCCTTTGAGGAAGCACCCACGCTAGCCCCTGAGCCCTCCCTGGTTCCGGACTTCGACGAGCCCGAGCCGCTGGTTGCTACCGAGCCCCTGCCCACGCTGCAATGGGAGGAGCCAGAACCCCTCCCAACGGTTGCTCCCGTGCCCGAGGTTAACCCCGAGCTGGCAGGCCTGCCGCCTCTCCCCACCGAGACCGAGCTCGAGCCCCCCAGCACCGCCCCCAAGCTTATTTGGGAAACCCAGGAGGTCGTGACCACCCCCGAGGTGCCCACCCCACCCCCCAGCCCCTTGCAGGCGGGGATGAGCTTCAGCAACACCCCCGAACCGGTGGTTCCCCCGGCCCCCGCGTATCAGCCGCCAGTGGAAGCCCCTCCGGCTGCTCCCACAGAGCAGGTAGCTCCACCCGCAGCGCAGGAGATGCCCCAGATGCCTCTGGAGCAAGAACCGGCGCCGCCTCCCTCGGCAGGGCCTTTGACTCCCCCCGCGCCCGAACCCGCAGTGCCCCCGGCACCCACTCCCACCACTACCAGCGCTGCCGTTGCCCCTGCCGAAGCCACCCCCGGCCCCAAAATGCTGCGGGTACAGGCCTGGCAGCGCCTGGTGGAGATTGGCCCTGCCCAGAACGCCGCCCAGACCCTGAGCGAGGCCTGGCGGATGGAGGTGGGGCTCTACCCCTTGCTCTACCGCGCGGTGGACAAAGCCCTGGCCGACACCCAAACCCCCCTGCGCCCCACCAAAGGCAGCCTCGAGGGCGACGAACTCAAGAGCCTGCGGGTAGCCCCCTCTCAGTCGCTGCGGGGGGCGCTGGACTCCTTGCGCATGGCCTCCGACCCCGCCGAGGGCCTGGTGGTGCTCT
The Meiothermus sp. CFH 77666 DNA segment above includes these coding regions:
- a CDS encoding E3 binding domain-containing protein; translation: MSEVKITPLARRLAEENGIDWRQIKGTGPDGTVVERDILAFLARVMAGEVNLPPAPEEMAPPPGAIPDMAQAQAALQKEGVQLGDLVPPPPATTPPASSPPPPTSPLSGAPTMDDIEFDLDLDLDTPPPPVPPAAEAFEEAPTLAPEPSLVPDFDEPEPLVATEPLPTLQWEEPEPLPTVAPVPEVNPELAGLPPLPTETELEPPSTAPKLIWETQEVVTTPEVPTPPPSPLQAGMSFSNTPEPVVPPAPAYQPPVEAPPAAPTEQVAPPAAQEMPQMPLEQEPAPPPSAGPLTPPAPEPAVPPAPTPTTTSAAVAPAEATPGPKMLRVQAWQRLVEIGPAQNAAQTLSEAWRMEVGLYPLLYRAVDKALADTQTPLRPTKGSLEGDELKSLRVAPSQSLRGALDSLRMASDPAEGLVVLSLVDSAFDQVIFPGTAALTLGRASGGHALLSLSGPMDADHAGKLLERVAYYLERPILLA
- a CDS encoding aminopeptidase → METRFAALLTEYCLDLQPGQTLLIEAEPAALPLLEALQEVVLQRGAYPIVQLFPAATSRPFFLHGGEWLNQPPLPQMRLMEHVDASLRIESAQNPLELSEVPPARLAQFRAGWRPYQQMRARKRWCLTLYPTAGYAQQASMSTAGFRAFVERAMYLDRPDPVAAWRELSVFQAALIERLQKVKEIRIQAEGTDLRLSVEGRSWINSDGRRNMPSGEVFTGPLETSAEGQVSFNLPVVVSGQRVEGVRLRFREGKVVEASARAGEAYLHKMLEADPGARYLGELGIGANFGINQPTGLILYDEKIGGTVHLALGQSYPETGGTNTSSIHWDLILDLRQGGRILADGKVLQEKGQFVGL
- a CDS encoding 30S ribosomal protein S1, which produces MEDQATQTPVETGKEPQVFSMEQALQDAEARLEKTVQRGQVITGTVVLITNDGVMVDIGARTEAIIPFNQLTEEPLSEEELKNLLKPGDSVTAYVVRADLENGQVVLSKKRAEADQSWVKVQALFDQGEPVMVEVKEKVKGGLVATVEGIRAFLPASQVDLKRTPELDEYVGQSFLVKIIELNRKKGRIILSRRTVLETEQKAARQQILSSLKEGDIVEGQVVEVTEFGVFVALGGVDGLVHRSEITWGRFNHPKDVVHKGQTVKAKVLSVDTERERVNLSMKALTQDPWLTVSERYPIGSKLTGKVVGLTQFGAFVEVEPGLEGLIHISELSWTKRPKHPSEILKEGQEVEAQVLRIDPAERRLSLGLKQTQPDPWKSLPDRFPPGTPVKGKVTGLTDFGVFVEIEPGIEGLIHVSELAYERVEKPSELFKKGDEVEAAILQIDPVEQRISLSRKRLLTPPPQAVSIPGDEEGEGRKGRREGKGGERPKRPKGKGGSREGRGRERDFDYGGSAGAAAYTNYDPNVVAASNTNVKLGDVFGDLLSQLSLEEDKDKEKA
- a CDS encoding DeoR family transcriptional regulator, encoding MTERQRRILHLLVDSYIQTQTPVPSSVLAEQLSLSPATIRYELIELEQQGLIGKPHTSAGRIPTRTGFQHYALSKLPPNPLPQATLDKLAQVLEDAGSRREALLVQVSSRLSGYPAMLRLKSQRAPKLLQVHLSNLTPGKVLAVAVLEGGRVREARLDLSFTPTEAQLSEAEQRLFRATQPVTASTPAMMELYESIRRAFAQGSQEEYREGMGLLLSEPEAQNPLFLRQALAVFEAPSDSILTPPGGVNVRVGEDEGLSLVQAGIQANDRVGELTLLGPLRMRYERALSVAFTMSQAYMGK
- a CDS encoding molybdenum cofactor biosynthesis protein MoaE: MRVQVLLFALFREQAGQARLELDLPAGSTVADAKALLEQQYSLQLSGGLAAINERLAQPGDPLQEGDELAFLPPISGGSSASLLASSVQGNDSFGLTHEVLAVQPWVDWASDDPYGAVVSFLGTTRSPNKGLAVTHLEYEAYPAMAERVMQQIIAEMRERWVLGRVALWHRLGRVIPGEGSILIVVSAPHRPEAFEACRYAIERVKQILPVWKKEFLPDGSHWVEGHAPEGHKL